In Mugil cephalus isolate CIBA_MC_2020 chromosome 20, CIBA_Mcephalus_1.1, whole genome shotgun sequence, the following are encoded in one genomic region:
- the zgc:158376 gene encoding F-box/LRR-repeat protein 19 isoform X2, with translation MSGSKALGGGAGGGARRRRTRCRRCQACMRTECGECHFCKDMKKFGGPGRMKQSCLLRQCTAPVLPHTAVCFACGEAGKEDTVDSEEEKFSLSLMECTICNEIIHPSCLKMGKAEGIINDEIPNCWECPKCHKEGKTSKDQADGSGKRRLDNGEVGRWKLTDDPPPKKKAPPSLDDGGRAEGTHKRKKEKELPPDSGPKKKKPKQEAAESNGPTSSSSGAGGLQGSSTSSSSSQPGGGGGGGGGAGGTSSADQRSHHREKLERFKRMCLLERRASSSSSSSSSSESDSESDSDDSLRGEQGGGSSPSSSSPAPPPPVVYGNSSGSRAERERSRNERERERERERERERERRLAELGFSASEESEGETGRAEEDEREEEQTGGGGGGDKARRRGGGEVGLPPRGRKGVLLDGEEEDTPTSDRTRKNSTSLPPPSPLSSNQMPPSSQHDGFTGKQRSNGQETRNGRTRGGTGGGGREGGEKENASGVLTNHRHSGGGGGAKGSGSRSSKVRSNSKNQASRNSVSSSSSIPTSNGGGGGGSGLMMSAMAASPCTQPSRFVSRSQMMKRSPPAVPSPPRPIQMERHLVRPPPACPEPSCLPLDSGSAHIMTRDVWLRVFTYLSHRELCVCMRVCRTWSRWCCDKRLWTQIDLSRQRSITPPMLSGIIRRQPVSLNLGYTNISKKQLMWLINRLQGLLELNVSGCPWSAVSALCQAVCPCLKLLDLSRVEDLKDSHLRELLAPPPDTRTAHGESRVGRFQNVTELRLAGLDLTDASSRLLVRYVPHLSRLDLSQCGNVTDQTVHTLTSPISPLRETLTYINLAGCVKVTEQSIPLLRRCSSLQTVDLRSCSLLSSENGQLLSFPSHSSSSSSSTTTTTLSSSSSSSSSASTTTTVAASSSSSSSSSSTSTTTTSSSSSSSSSSCPPEDRTLLKNS, from the exons ATGTCGGGCAGTAAGGCGCTGGGTGGGGGGGCTGGCGGGGGGGCGAGGCGCAGGCGGACGCGGTGCCGGCGCTGCCAGGCCTGCATGAGGACGGAGTGCGGAGAGTGTCACTTCTGCAAGGACATGAAGAAGTTCGGAGGACCCGGCCGGATGAAGCAGTCCTGCCTCCTGAGGCAGTGTACAGCG ccggTGTTGCCTCACACGGCGGTGTGCTTCGCATGCGGAGAGGCGGGGAAGGAGGACACGGTGGActcggaggaggagaagttcaGCCTCTCTCTGATGGAGTGCACCATCTGCAACGAGATCATCCACCCCAGCTGCCTGAAG ATGGGCAAAGCTGAAGGAATCATCAACGACGAGATCCCAAACTGCTGGGAGTGTCCCAAGTGCCACAAGGAGGGCAAAACCAGTAAG GACCAGGCGGACGGCTCGGGGAAGCGCAGGCTGGACAACGGGGAGGTGGGCCGCTGGAAGCTCACCGACGACCCTCCTCCAAAGAAGAAAGCCCCCCCGTCCCTGGACGACGGGGGGAGGGCAGAGGGGACgcacaagaggaagaaggagaaggagctgcCTCCGGACAGTGGCCCGAAAAAGAAG AAACCCAAACAGGAAGCGGCGGAGTCGAACggccccacctcctcctcctccggagCGGGAGGCCTGCAgggctcctccacctcctcctcctcctctcagcctggaggaggcgggggaggcggaggaggcgcGGGCGGGACGTCGAGTGCGGACCAGCGCTCCCATCACAGAGAGAAGCTGGAGCGCTTTAAGAGGATGTGTCTTTTGGAGCGACGcgcctcctcctcgtcctcctcctcctccagctcggAGTCGGACTCCGAGTCCGACTCGGACGACTCCCTGAGGGGGGAGCAGGGGGGAGGGTCCTCGCCCTCGTCTTCCTCCCCGGCCCCGCCGCCTCCCGTCGTCTACGGCAACAGCAGCGGGAGCCGggcggagagggagaggagtcgAAAcgagcgggagagggagcgggagcgagagagggagcgggagagggagcggcGCCTGGCCGAGCTCGGCTTCAGCGCCAGCGAGGAGTCGGAGGGGGAGACGGGGAGGGCGGAGGAGGACgagcgggaggaggagcagacaggaggaggaggagggggggacaaGGCCCGgcggagagggggaggagaggtggGGCTGCCTCCTCGAGGACGTAAAGGAGTCCTGctggacggagaggaggaggacacgccCACCTCTGACAGGACCAGGAAAaactccacctccctccccccgccCTCACCCCTCTCCTCCAATCAGATGCCGCCGTCCTCGCAACACGACGGCTTCACGGGGAAGCAGCGCAGCAACGGACAGGAGACGCGCAACGGACGGACACGAGGGGGGACGGGAGGCGGGGGGCGGGAGGGAGGCGAGAAGGAGAATGCCAGCGGCGTGTTGACCAATCATAGACACAgcgggggagggggcggggccaaaGGCAGCGGGAGCCGCAGCAGCAAGGTCCGTAGCAACAGCAAGAACCAGGCGTCCCGGAACAGcgtctcctcctcgtcctccatccCCACCTCgaacgggggaggagggggaggcagcGGCCTCATGATGTCAGCGATGGCGGCGTCTCCCTGCACGCAGCCGTCCCGCTTCGTCTCGCGCTCGCAGATGATGAAGCGCAGCCCGCCGGCCGTGCCCTCGCCCCCCAGGCCCATTCAGATGGAGAGGCACCTGGTGCGGCCCCCACCCGCCTGCCCCGAACCCAGCTGCCTGCCTCTGGACAGCGGCTCCGCTCACATCATGACGCGAGACGTGTGGCTGCGGGTCTTCACCTACCTGAGCCACCGGGAGCTGTGCGTGTGCATGAGGGTGTGTCGCACCTGGAGCCGCTG gtgCTGCGACAAACGGCTGTGGACTCAGATCGACCTGAGCCGCCAGCGCTCCATCACCCCCCCAATGCTGAGTGGTATCATCCGCAGACAGCCCGTCTCCCTCAACCTGGGTTATACCAACATCTCCAAGAAACAGCTCATGTGGCTCATCAACCGCTTACAAG GTCTGTTGGAGCTGAATGTGTCCGGCTGCCCGTGGTCGGCCGTCTCCGCTCTGTGTCAGGCCGTCTGTCCCTGTCTGAAGCTGCTGGACTTAAGCAGAGTGGAGGACCTGAAAGACTCTCACCTGAGGGAGCTTCTAGCCCCCCCACCTGACACCAGGACAG CCCACGGTGAGAGCAGAGTGGGCCGTTTCCAGAACGTGACCGAGCTGCGTTTGGCCGGTTTGGACCTGACGGACGCGTCCTCTCGGCTGTTGGTACGTTACGTCCCTCACCTGAGCAGGTTAGACCTGAGCCAGTGCGGAAACGTCACAGACCAGACGGTGCACACCCTCACCTCCCCCATCTCCCCCCTGAGAGAGACCCTCACCTACATCAACCTGGCAG GCTGCGTGAAGGTGACGGAGCAGAGCATCCCACTCCTGCGCCGCTGCTCCTCCCTGCAGACGGTCGACCTGCGCTcctgctccctcctctcctccgagAACGGACAGCtgctctccttcccctcccacagctcctcctcttcctcctccacaaccaccaccaccctctcctcctcctcctcctcctcgtcatccgcaagcaccaccaccactgtcGCTGcttcgtcctcgtcctcctcctcctcctcctccacgtccaccaccaccacatcctcctcctcctcctcttcctcctcctcctgtcctcccgaAGACAGAACGCTGCTAAAGAACAGCTAA
- the zgc:158376 gene encoding F-box/LRR-repeat protein 19 isoform X1, with product MSGSKALGGGAGGGARRRRTRCRRCQACMRTECGECHFCKDMKKFGGPGRMKQSCLLRQCTAPVLPHTAVCFACGEAGKEDTVDSEEEKFSLSLMECTICNEIIHPSCLKMGKAEGIINDEIPNCWECPKCHKEGKTSKDQADGSGKRRLDNGEVGRWKLTDDPPPKKKAPPSLDDGGRAEGTHKRKKEKELPPDSGPKKKMKGGHEKRLKKKPKQEAAESNGPTSSSSGAGGLQGSSTSSSSSQPGGGGGGGGGAGGTSSADQRSHHREKLERFKRMCLLERRASSSSSSSSSSESDSESDSDDSLRGEQGGGSSPSSSSPAPPPPVVYGNSSGSRAERERSRNERERERERERERERERRLAELGFSASEESEGETGRAEEDEREEEQTGGGGGGDKARRRGGGEVGLPPRGRKGVLLDGEEEDTPTSDRTRKNSTSLPPPSPLSSNQMPPSSQHDGFTGKQRSNGQETRNGRTRGGTGGGGREGGEKENASGVLTNHRHSGGGGGAKGSGSRSSKVRSNSKNQASRNSVSSSSSIPTSNGGGGGGSGLMMSAMAASPCTQPSRFVSRSQMMKRSPPAVPSPPRPIQMERHLVRPPPACPEPSCLPLDSGSAHIMTRDVWLRVFTYLSHRELCVCMRVCRTWSRWCCDKRLWTQIDLSRQRSITPPMLSGIIRRQPVSLNLGYTNISKKQLMWLINRLQGLLELNVSGCPWSAVSALCQAVCPCLKLLDLSRVEDLKDSHLRELLAPPPDTRTAHGESRVGRFQNVTELRLAGLDLTDASSRLLVRYVPHLSRLDLSQCGNVTDQTVHTLTSPISPLRETLTYINLAGCVKVTEQSIPLLRRCSSLQTVDLRSCSLLSSENGQLLSFPSHSSSSSSSTTTTTLSSSSSSSSSASTTTTVAASSSSSSSSSSTSTTTTSSSSSSSSSSCPPEDRTLLKNS from the exons ATGTCGGGCAGTAAGGCGCTGGGTGGGGGGGCTGGCGGGGGGGCGAGGCGCAGGCGGACGCGGTGCCGGCGCTGCCAGGCCTGCATGAGGACGGAGTGCGGAGAGTGTCACTTCTGCAAGGACATGAAGAAGTTCGGAGGACCCGGCCGGATGAAGCAGTCCTGCCTCCTGAGGCAGTGTACAGCG ccggTGTTGCCTCACACGGCGGTGTGCTTCGCATGCGGAGAGGCGGGGAAGGAGGACACGGTGGActcggaggaggagaagttcaGCCTCTCTCTGATGGAGTGCACCATCTGCAACGAGATCATCCACCCCAGCTGCCTGAAG ATGGGCAAAGCTGAAGGAATCATCAACGACGAGATCCCAAACTGCTGGGAGTGTCCCAAGTGCCACAAGGAGGGCAAAACCAGTAAG GACCAGGCGGACGGCTCGGGGAAGCGCAGGCTGGACAACGGGGAGGTGGGCCGCTGGAAGCTCACCGACGACCCTCCTCCAAAGAAGAAAGCCCCCCCGTCCCTGGACGACGGGGGGAGGGCAGAGGGGACgcacaagaggaagaaggagaaggagctgcCTCCGGACAGTGGCCCGAAAAAGAAG ATGAAAGGCGGCCATGAAAAGCGCCTCAAAAAG AAACCCAAACAGGAAGCGGCGGAGTCGAACggccccacctcctcctcctccggagCGGGAGGCCTGCAgggctcctccacctcctcctcctcctctcagcctggaggaggcgggggaggcggaggaggcgcGGGCGGGACGTCGAGTGCGGACCAGCGCTCCCATCACAGAGAGAAGCTGGAGCGCTTTAAGAGGATGTGTCTTTTGGAGCGACGcgcctcctcctcgtcctcctcctcctccagctcggAGTCGGACTCCGAGTCCGACTCGGACGACTCCCTGAGGGGGGAGCAGGGGGGAGGGTCCTCGCCCTCGTCTTCCTCCCCGGCCCCGCCGCCTCCCGTCGTCTACGGCAACAGCAGCGGGAGCCGggcggagagggagaggagtcgAAAcgagcgggagagggagcgggagcgagagagggagcgggagagggagcggcGCCTGGCCGAGCTCGGCTTCAGCGCCAGCGAGGAGTCGGAGGGGGAGACGGGGAGGGCGGAGGAGGACgagcgggaggaggagcagacaggaggaggaggagggggggacaaGGCCCGgcggagagggggaggagaggtggGGCTGCCTCCTCGAGGACGTAAAGGAGTCCTGctggacggagaggaggaggacacgccCACCTCTGACAGGACCAGGAAAaactccacctccctccccccgccCTCACCCCTCTCCTCCAATCAGATGCCGCCGTCCTCGCAACACGACGGCTTCACGGGGAAGCAGCGCAGCAACGGACAGGAGACGCGCAACGGACGGACACGAGGGGGGACGGGAGGCGGGGGGCGGGAGGGAGGCGAGAAGGAGAATGCCAGCGGCGTGTTGACCAATCATAGACACAgcgggggagggggcggggccaaaGGCAGCGGGAGCCGCAGCAGCAAGGTCCGTAGCAACAGCAAGAACCAGGCGTCCCGGAACAGcgtctcctcctcgtcctccatccCCACCTCgaacgggggaggagggggaggcagcGGCCTCATGATGTCAGCGATGGCGGCGTCTCCCTGCACGCAGCCGTCCCGCTTCGTCTCGCGCTCGCAGATGATGAAGCGCAGCCCGCCGGCCGTGCCCTCGCCCCCCAGGCCCATTCAGATGGAGAGGCACCTGGTGCGGCCCCCACCCGCCTGCCCCGAACCCAGCTGCCTGCCTCTGGACAGCGGCTCCGCTCACATCATGACGCGAGACGTGTGGCTGCGGGTCTTCACCTACCTGAGCCACCGGGAGCTGTGCGTGTGCATGAGGGTGTGTCGCACCTGGAGCCGCTG gtgCTGCGACAAACGGCTGTGGACTCAGATCGACCTGAGCCGCCAGCGCTCCATCACCCCCCCAATGCTGAGTGGTATCATCCGCAGACAGCCCGTCTCCCTCAACCTGGGTTATACCAACATCTCCAAGAAACAGCTCATGTGGCTCATCAACCGCTTACAAG GTCTGTTGGAGCTGAATGTGTCCGGCTGCCCGTGGTCGGCCGTCTCCGCTCTGTGTCAGGCCGTCTGTCCCTGTCTGAAGCTGCTGGACTTAAGCAGAGTGGAGGACCTGAAAGACTCTCACCTGAGGGAGCTTCTAGCCCCCCCACCTGACACCAGGACAG CCCACGGTGAGAGCAGAGTGGGCCGTTTCCAGAACGTGACCGAGCTGCGTTTGGCCGGTTTGGACCTGACGGACGCGTCCTCTCGGCTGTTGGTACGTTACGTCCCTCACCTGAGCAGGTTAGACCTGAGCCAGTGCGGAAACGTCACAGACCAGACGGTGCACACCCTCACCTCCCCCATCTCCCCCCTGAGAGAGACCCTCACCTACATCAACCTGGCAG GCTGCGTGAAGGTGACGGAGCAGAGCATCCCACTCCTGCGCCGCTGCTCCTCCCTGCAGACGGTCGACCTGCGCTcctgctccctcctctcctccgagAACGGACAGCtgctctccttcccctcccacagctcctcctcttcctcctccacaaccaccaccaccctctcctcctcctcctcctcctcgtcatccgcaagcaccaccaccactgtcGCTGcttcgtcctcgtcctcctcctcctcctcctccacgtccaccaccaccacatcctcctcctcctcctcttcctcctcctcctgtcctcccgaAGACAGAACGCTGCTAAAGAACAGCTAA